Part of the Planctomycetota bacterium genome is shown below.
CAGGAGACTCCGGCCTCCTCAAGCGCAGAAGAGCCGGCGGCGATCCTCGAGGATCTCTATCAGAAGGCGGCCGAGCGCGCCGCCCCCTGCGTCGTGGCGATCAAGGTGGACCGCGAGCCCGAGGCCGCGCGTCCGACGGCCCCCGCGCCGCCCCGCGCGCCGGCGACGCCCGGCCGGTTCGCCGGAGCGGAGGACGTCTTCGCCCGCCGACCGGCGGGGGCGTGGTGCACGGGGACCATCGTCGATCCCGCGGGGGTGATCGTCACGACCTGCTTCAACGTGGCGGGCCGGGTGCGGTCGATCGTCGTGCGGCTGCCGGACGGGCGGGAGCTGCCCGGAACGCTGCTCGGGTCGGACGCGACGTGCGACTTGGCGGCGATCCGGGTGGAGGCGGAGGGACTGCCGGTCCTCGAGCGCGCTCCGCTGGAGGCGCTCCGGCCGGGGCAGGCGGTCCTGGCCCTGGGGCGCGCGCCGGACGGCCGGGCCCTGACGGTGAACCCCGGGATCGTGAGCGCCTCCTCGCGCCTGGCGGGGCGGGCGCTCCAGACGGACGCGCGGTTGAATTTCGGAAACGTCGGGGGCCCGCTCGTGGACGCGCGGGGGCGGCTCCTGGGAATCACCTGCAAGGTGGACACCAAGCCCGGGATCTCGAGCACGCGGGGGCAGAACTCCGGCGTGGGATTCGCCCTCGCGCACGACCGCCTCTACGGGGAGCTTCTGGGAGCCCTCCGGAGCGGACGCCGCGTGGAGGAAGCGCGGCGCCCGTTCCTCGGAATCGAGCACAACGCCAAGAGTTCCGTGACCGACGGCGTGGAGCTGGCGGCCGTCCAGGCGGGCAGCGCCGCGGAGCGGGCGGGTCTGCGGCCGGGGGACGTGATCGTCGCGTTCGACGGCAAGCGGACGCAGTTTTTCGAGCAGCTCAAGGAGGCGATCCTGGCGCGTTCGCCCGGCGACCGGGTGCAGGTGCGGGTGCGCCGCCGGGGTGAGGAGCTGGAGCTGGAATGCGAGCTGGGCTGGGCGCCGGGGGAGTAGCGCGATGAAGGCGGCGATCCTGGTGTGGGCGCTTTCGGCGGCGGCGCAGGAGTCGCCGGCGGAGCGGCTCCAGAAGCGCGTGGAGGAATGCGCCCGCCACGTGACGGAGCGCTTCGTCTTCTTCGGCGGCGGTTCCGGGGCGCTCATCTCCGCGGACGGCTACTGCCTGACGAACCACCATGTGGCCGGGGAGCTCCCCCGAGCGCGGGTGACGCTGCACAGCGGGCGGCAGTACTTCGCTCGGCGGATCTGCACGGACGAACGGGGAGACCTGGCGCTCTTCAAGATCGAAGGGGAGGAGGGCGAAAGCTTTCCCTACCTCGAGTTCGGCGATTCCGACCGGCTGGAGGTGGGCCAGTACGTGCTGGCCTGCGGAAATCCCTTCGGGATCGCCCTTCCGGCCGAAGACCGGAAGATGTATCCCACGGTGACGCTGGGAATCGTCTCGGCCCTCCACCGGAGGCAGGGGGATTATTTCGACTGCATTCAGACGGACGCGGCGGTGAACCCGGGCAATTCCGGAGGGCCGCTCGTGACGCTCGACGGCCGGCTCGTGGGGATCAACGGGCGGATCGCCACGCGCTACCTGAACCGGGTGAACTCCGGGGTGGGGTACGCGATTTCGTCCGCCCAGATCCGGAACTTCCTTCCGGAGATGATGAAAGGGGGCGAAGACGGCCGCATCCACCACGGGCAGGTGACGGGGCTGGTCCTGGCGCCCGAGGGCGCGGGGGGCGCGCGGGTGGTCCGCGTGGTTCCGGGGACGGCGGCGGAGCGGGCGGGGTTCGAAAAAGGCGATCTCATCGTCGGGGTGAACGGGTACGCGATTCCGAGCGCCGCCCGGTTCCTGGGGGTCATCGGCACCTATCCCATGGGCCGCGAGGTGGCGGTCCGCGTGCGGCGCGGAGCGGAGGAGCGGGAGGTCCGCGTGCGTCTGGACCGGTACCAGCCGGAGGGCCTGGCGCTTCCGTTCCCCCTGGTGCCTCGTCCTCCGGAGCGGCCCCGGGGGAGCGCGTACCTGGGGGTGTACGTGGAGGAGGAAGGGGGCGAGGTCGTCGTGCGGGACGTGCGGCCGGGATCGCCGGCGGACGCGGCGGGCCTGCGGGAGGGGGACGCGATCCTTCGGGTGGAGGGGCGGCGGGTGACGCGGCGCGACGAGCTCAACGCGCAGATCTGGCGGCGCGCGCCCGGGACGGTCGTGCGGCTGGCGGTGCGGAGGGACGGCCGGGAGGAAGAGGTTCCCGTGCGGCTCGGCCGGCATCCGGAGGAGGAGTGACCGAAGCCCGAAAGGAATGCCGCCGGCGCGGCCGGGGCCGAGCCGGCGGCATCGAGAGAGGGAGGAAAAGGAACTTTCCCCGCGCGTCCCGTCAGACCTTGAGGTCCACCGGGGCGGCGTCGAACATCTCGATCTTTCCCACCACGCGGTAGACGGCGTCCACGTCGTCCTGGGTCAGGAATTCGAGGGGGTATTCCTTGTTGAGGGGCTGCAGGACGAGGTGATCGCCCTGCTCCAGCATGACCTGCCGGAGGGCGCCCTGGCGCTTCTGCCGGACGCTGTAGATGATGAAGACGACCGCCCCGTTGCGGATCTTCTCCTCGCGGGCCACGAGGACGATGTCGCCCCGGGAGAAGCCCGGCGGCGAGGCCTGTTCCATGGAATCGTCGCAGACGGTGACGGCGAACTCGGCCGGAACGCGGGACTTGGGCAGGACGAGGGGAGCGTCGACCAGAGGCTTGGGGCGCCCGTCGGGACCGAGTTCGGCCGCGTAGCCGGTGCTGACGGTATTGAGAAGAGGGAGGCGGACGAGGTCGATCGAGCCCGAGCCGCCGGCGGTTTCGTACTGCTCCATGAAGCGCTTGGCCTCCTCGCGGATGAGGGTGGGGGCCTTGTCCGCCCAGGCGATGCGGACGAGGCGGCGCTCGTCCTGCCCGAAGAGCTTGGCGAACTTCTTGATGATCTTGACGGAGGGCGGATTGACCTTGTCGTTTTCGATCCCGGACACGTAGCCCTTGTGGGAGCCGATCTTGCGGGCCACCTGCTCGAGGGTCATGCCGCGCTCCTTCCGGAGCCGCTTCACCAGGTCACCGAAGTTGGACACGGGAGCCTCCTCTCAAAGGTGCTAACCGACCATGGATTCGATGCGTTTCTTGAGCTCGGACATTTTCAGCGGCTTGGGCAGGAACGCGTCCGCGCCGCTGCGGCGGACTTCGGCGGGGTCGATTTCTCCGCCGTAGGCGGACATGGTGACGATGGGGGCCTTCCGGGTCTTCCGGTAGCTCTGGAAGTGCCGGCAGACCTCCAGGCCGGAGACGTCGGGCAGGCGGATGTCCAGAAGGACGAGGTCCGGCTGAAAGACGGGCAGCCGCGACGCGGCCTCGAGGGCGCTGCCGGCCACTTCGACGTCGTATTCGTCGCGGAGGGCGTCCTTGAGAAGCTCGAGGAGATCAGCGTCGTCGTCCACGATAAGGACGCGCCGCCGGAGGGAGCAGGTATAATCCGGCATTTTGTGGGCGCGGAGGAACTTCCGCAGGGCGTCGGCGGGAACGCGGCGATGGCGGGAGCCGGGGATGACGTATCCGGGGAGGCGCCCGCTGTCGATCCACTTGATGACGGTGCGCTTGGTCACCTGGCAGATGCGGGCGACCTCGCCGGTCGTGTAGGCTCGCCGCCGTTTCATAAAGTATCCAAAGTATACAGAGTATACTTCAACTCCGTCAAGGAAAATTCGAAAGCCGGCGCCCCGACCGGCCGCGCGCCGCCGGCTCCGCCGGCAGCTCCACCCGGAAGGTCGCGCCCCGCCCCGGCCGGCTGCGGACCGAGATGCGGCCCCCGTGGTTGTGCACGATCATCGCGCTGATCGAAAGCCCCAGGCCCAGCCCCCGCCCTACCGGCTTGGTCGTGAAGAACGGCTCGAAAAGCTTCTCCCGCACCTCCTCGGAAATGCCCCGGCCCGTGTCGGCCACCTCCACGAAAACGTCCCCGCCCCGGCGGCCGCTCCGGAGCACGATCCGGCCGTCCCCCTCGATCGCCTCGGCGGCGTTCTTGAGCAGATTGAGAAACACCTGATTCATCTGCCCCCGGAAACACCGCACCGGCGGCACGCGCCCTAGACGCTTCTCGATCGTCAGGCGCGGATCCAGCTCCCTCTGAAAAACCGCCACCGTCTCCTCGAGGCAGTCGTTCACGTCCACCGGTTCCGCCGTGCGCGTGTCCCGGGCGAAATTCCGGAATTCCTCCACGATCCGGCGCGCGTGCTCCGCCGCCTTGAGCGCGTCCCGAACCATCCCCCGCATCTTGCGGCCCAGACCCGCGCCTTCGTCCGACAGAAGCCGGAGGTTCCCGTAGATGACGTTGAGCGGATTGTTGATCTCGTGCGCCACGCCCGAGACCAGCATCCCGATCGACGCCAGCTTCTCCGACCGGATGAGCTGCGCCTGCGCCCGCTTCAGATCCTCGTACGCCCGCCGCGTCTCGTCGGCCGCCCGGCGCAGCTCCTCCTCCGTGCGCTTGCGGCCCGTCACGTCCCGGAAGAACCACACCCGCCCGTAATACACCCCCTCCGCGCTCCGGATCGGCGCGCTGTAGCGGTCGAAGACCCGCCCGTCCTTGAGCGCGATCTCGTCCCGATGAGTCCCTTCCGGACGCTCATAGATGGACCGGACGCGCTCCACGAAGGCCTTCGGATCGGCCACCTTCTCGAGCACCGCCTGGATCGCCTCCTCGTCGGAACGCGAACGGACGACCCGCTCCGGAATCTCCCACATCTCCACGAAGCGGCGGTTGAACGAGATCATGCGCCCGTCGGCCGAAACCACGAGGATCCCTTCGATGCTCGCCTCGCTTTGGGCCTCCAGAAGCGTCGTCCGGAACCGAAGCTCCTCCTGCGCCCGCGTGCGCTCCACGAACTGCCCGATCTGCGCCCCCACGGAGGCCACCAGCCGCAGAAGCTCCCCGTCGGGCCGCCGCACCTCCCGGCTGAAGAACTCCACGACCCCCAGGACGCCGGCGCCCGTCCGCACGGGAAAGGCGAACGCCCCGCGCAGCCCATCCGCCCGCGCCGACGGGGCGCGGGGGAAATTGGGATCCTCCGTGACGTCCTCGATCCACCGCGGTTCGCCGCAGGCCCAGACGCGCCCCGGCAGCCCTTCGCCGGAACCGAACGCCCTCCGGCGCGTGTCCCGCTCGAACCGGAGGAACTCCCCCCGCGCCGCGAACTCCCGGCACCGAAGAAGCCCCGCCTCTTCGTCCACCTCCCAGAGCGCCCCCACCTCCCAGTCCAGCCCCTCGCACACCGTCTCCAGGATTTTCGGAGCCGCCTCCCCCAGAGAAGAAGACTCCGCCAGAATCCGCGTCACCGCGTGCTCCACGGCCGTGCGCCGCTCGGCTCTCAGGCGCTCCGTGATGTCCTGCTTGAGCACGGCGGCGCAGAGAACCCGCCCGTGGAGGTCCCGCACCGGAAAGGCCACCAGATCCATCTCCCGCACCGTTCCGTCCCGCCGGCGATGCGGCACCACCCCGCGAAAGTGGCCCCGGCCCAGCGCCTCCGCCAGGCGGCGCCCGAAATCCCCCTCCGCGTACAGGTCCGGCGTCCGGCCCCGAAGCTCCTCGTCCCCGTATCCCAGCATCCGCCGGTGCGCCTCGTTCTGTTCGCGGAACGTCCCGTCCGGCTCCACGATGAGAATGCCCAGCGGCGCGTGGCGGAACACCTCGCGATAGAGCCGGAGATCCTCCTCGAACCGCTTCTGCGCGCTGATGTCCGTGGCGATGAAGATGACCTCGGCCACCTCCCCGTCCCGGATCACGGGCCCCAGCCGAACCGAGTACCACGCCGTCCCGCCGTTCGGCCCCACGGACTCCACCACGTAGCCTTCCGGCCGCCCCGTCCGGAAAACCCGGTCCATCGCGTTCCGCACCAGGGCGCGCGAGGCCGGAGGCACGAACACCTCCACGGGGCGCCCGGGAACGCTCCGAGGATCCAGGCCCGGAACCGTCCGGTTGATGAAAAGAATCCGGCCGGACCGGTCGGCCGTCAGGATGAACCCCGGCGCGTTCTCCACGAGCGAACGCCACATGGCCTCCGCCTGCCGGCGTTCCGCGATCTCCGCCTGAAGCGCCGCGGCCGCCCGCGCTTCCTCCGTCACGTCGCGCACGATCGCCAGGACGTACGTCCGTTCCCCCTGCCGGATCGGCGCGGAACTCACGTCCACGATGCGCTCTTCGCCCGCGGGCGTCCGCAGGCGCGCCTGCATCCGCAGGGACTCGCCGGCCAGCAGGCGCGCGAAATACGCCCGGTAGGCCTCGTGCGTTTCCGGCGGCGCCAGCTCGAGATAACTCCGCCCCACGTAGTCCTCCCGCCGGCGGCCGCTGATCTCGAGCTGCTTGCGGTTCACCCAGACGTACACCCCCCGCTCGTCCAGGAGCGCCATCCCGTCGTTGGCGCCGTCCCGGATCCGTTCCAGGAGCGCCCGAACCTCGCCCAGTTCCCCGCGCAGGCGCTCGACCTCCCCGGCGTCCTCGAGGAACGCCAGGCGCACCGGCCGCCCGCCGCGAAGCCCCCGCGCTTCCCGGACCCTCACCGGCGAGCGCCCCTCCCCTCGGGCCCTCTCGAGCACCTCGTCCAGGCGCCGCCCCCGGAGCGCGTCGAAGGCCTCCGCCAGAATCCGGACGGCCTGCGGATTGGCCTCTTCCACGAGGCCGGAGTCCCCGTCCGCCACGAGAACGCCGAACGGCGCCTCCGCGAAAAGGAGGTCGTCGAAAGACCGCGCCCCGGAATCGCTCATGGGCTTCGAATTTTAATCGCGCGCGCCCCGGAAGGAAAGCGCCGGCGGGCCAGCGGCAGCTCGAAACGCACCTTTGCTCCCCCGCCGCGGCGCCGCGCCAGCGTGATGTCGCACCCGTGGGCCCGCAGAATCTGCCGCGCCAGCATGAGCCCGATCCCCAGGCCGGAATACCGGGGATCCGCGCTCGTCTGGAACAGCCGGATCTCCGAGGGGTCCCGCTCCGGTCCGGTTCCGTTGTCCGTCACCGTGACGCGGCACCGGCCGTCCCGCCCGGCCGAAATCCGGATCTCGATCCGGGCGTCGTCCGGCGTGAACTTCTCGGCGTTCGAAAGAACGTTCGTCAGGACACTGTGGATCTTGCGTTCGTCGGCTTCGACGACGGGCCGCCGCCGCGGCCAGACCACCCGGACCCGCAGCCGCTTCTTGCGCGCCCGGGCCCGCAGCGACGCCACGCACTCGTCCACGAGGGACTTCAGGTCGAACCGCGTCACCCGCAGCTCGTCCGGCCGGTAGCGCGCCCGCGCCATCGCCAGAAGATTCTCGATCAGTCCCAGCAGGCGCTCGAGATTCCGGTGCGCGATCCGCAGTCCCTTCTCCTGCCGGGGTTCCAGGCGCCCCATCCCTCCCGAAAGCAGAAGGTCGATGTATCCCATCCCGGACACGAGCGGGGTTTTGAGCTCGTGAGAACAGTTGGCCAGAAACTGGTCCTTCATCCGGTTGAGATCCCGAAGCTCCTGGTTGGCCCGGAAAAGCTCGTCCACCATCCGGGCCATTTCCTCCTGAAGCCGGCGGTTCGCCCGCACCACGTCCAGGTGCTCCAGCTCGCGCGCGATTTCCACCCGCAGGGCGTCGGGATCGAAGGGCTTGGTGATGTACCGGCTCACGTGCCCCCGGTTGATGGCCTCGATCGCGTTCTGGACGTCCGGGTAGGCGGTCACGAGCATCCGGACGCAGTCCGGGCGGATCCGCCGCGCCTTCTCGAGAAGCTCCACCCCCGTCATCCCGGGCATGCGCTGGTCCGTCAGGATGAGGTGCACGTCGTGCCGCCGCAGGATCTCCAGCGCCGAGGCGCCGTCCCGCGCCTTGAAGAGGGTGTAGCGGTCGCCCAGAAGATTGGCCAGAAGGTTGACGTTCTCCGGCTGGTCGTCCACGATCAGGACGGCGTGCCGCTTCACGGCTCCAGCGCCTGCGCCGTCCGGCGCAGCCCTTCCTCGAGCGGCACGCGCGGGGCGAACCCCAGGTCCCGGCGCGCGGCCGAGACGTCCGCCCAGGAATCCCGGATGTCCCCCGGCCGCGGCGGCCGCGCCTCCACGGCGTCCGGCACCCCCAGGATCGCCGCCAGGACCCGGGCCAGATCCCTCACGGAAACCGGGCGGCCCGCCGCGATGTTGTACACGCGGCCGGAAACCCCCGGAGCGCGGCCCGCCGCCAGGATTCCTTCCACCACGTCCCCCACGAACGTGAAGTCCCGCGTCTGAAGCCCGTCGCCGTAGATCGGAAAGGGCCGCCCCTCGCGCGCGCGGCGCAGGAAAACCGGGATCACCGCCGCGTACGGGGAGTCCGGATCCTGCCGCGGCCCGTACACGTTGAAGAAACGCAGGCACACCGCCTCCACCCGCCCCAGCGCGGCGAACGCCCGCGCGTACATCTCGCCGGCGAGCTTGGCCGCCGCGTACGGCGAAAGCGGCCGCGGAGGCATGTCCTCCCGCTTGGGAAGCGTCGCGGTGTCCCCGTACACCGAGGACGAACCGGCGAAGACGACCCGCCGCACGCCCGCCCGCGCCGACGCCTCGAGGATCGCCATCGTCCCCTGGGCCGTCGCCCGGTGGCTCTCCAGCGGCCGCTCCACCGAGCGCGGCACCGACGGCAGCGCCGCCAGATGGTAGACCACCTCCGCGCCGCGCACCGCGGCGCCGGCGGCGTCGTTCACGTCCGCCGGGAGAAACTCCGCCCCGGCCGGCACCCGCTCGCGCCGGCCCGTCGAAAGATCGTCCACCACGCGGACCCGGCGCCCCGCCGCCAGAAGCGCCTCGACGAGATGCGAGCCGATGAACCCGGCCCCGCCCGTCACGACGTCCAGCGGCGTCCCCATCCGAGCTCCCCCGGGCGCCTAGAGCCCGAAAAGCCTCCGCGCGTTGCGCGCCGACGCGGCCGCCACCTCCTCGGGGGCGCGGCCCTGGACGCGCGCGACCGCCTCGACCACGTGGCGGACATACGCCGGCTCGTTGCGCTTCCCGCGGTGCGCCTGCGGCGCCAGAAGCGGACAGTCCGTCTCCACCAGCAGGTTCTCCAGGGGGATCTCCCGCACCGTCTCCCGAAGCCGCTCCGCGTTCGGATACGTCACGGGCCCCGCGATCGAAAGATAAAATCCCAGAGCCAGGTACGCTTCCACGTCCTCCGCGGTCCCCGAGAAGCAGTGAACCACCCCCCGCAGCGGCGCGTGCGCCCGCAGGATCGCCCGCGCGTCTCCGTGCGCCTCGCGGCAGTGAATCGAAAGGGGCTTGCCCGTCTCCAGCGCCAGCTCCAGGTGCCGCACGAAAAGCTCCTTCTGCGCGCTCACGGAGGCGTACCGCTTCACGTAGTCGAGGCCCGTTTCCCCGACCGCCACGGCGCGGGGGTCGGCCAGAAGCCCCCGCAGTTCCTCCACGGGGCCCGGATGATCCGCCTCGTGCGGATGGATCCCCGCGGCGAAGGCCACCCCCTCGCGGGCGGCGGCGATGTCCCGCGCCCGGCGGGAGGATTCCAGGCTCGTCCCGATCGTGACGATGCGCTCCACCCCGGCGGCGCGGGCGCGCGCGAGAACCGCCTCCAGATCTTCGGCGAAGGCGGGATCGTCGAGGTGCGCGTGCGAATCCACGACCATCGGGGACTCCGTCACGGATTGCGCTCGAGGAAGGGTTCGGCGCCCGTCTGCACCCGGATCGTATGGCCGTTCATGATGCTCAGGACGTACGCCTCGCAGCGGAAAAACTTCTTGATGAGATCCTCGCTCTTCTGCTGGTCGCGGTAGTAGTAGCTGCGGGCGCCCTTGTCGGTCCCCACCGTGAAGATGCGCGTATAGCTCGACTCCTGCGGATTCTCGGCGAGCCGCCGAAGCTCCTCGGGACGGAAATCGTCGGGGTTCCGGGCGACGAGGTCGTCGAGCCCGTACTCGCGCAGCTTCTGCACGTAGTGGCGCAGGCGGGCGTCGGGAGCGATGCCTCGATAGATGTTGCCGGGCGCCGCGCGGGGAAACGGCTCCCGCACTCCTTCGCCCACGCGATCCCTCCAGGACTCCGAGATCACCACCCGGTAGGTCGGCTCCAGTTTCTTCGTGCGCGGATTCTCGAACGCCCGGAAGTGCGAGATCTTCAGGACCGCGGCCTCGCCGCCGCCCTCCGTCTCTCCCGCGCGGCCGCCGCCCCCCCCGGCGCAGGCCCCGAGGACGACAAGCGCGCTACAGAAGACGGTACGCCGCCAGCTCATCCCGAACCGCCTCGACGATCCCCGACAGGGGCACGCTTTTCTGCTCCTTGCGCGAACGGACCTTGAGATCCACGGTTCCGGCTTCCAGCGTCCGCTTGCCCACCGTCACCCGGAGCGGGAAGCCCACGAGATCCCCGTCGGCGAACTTGACGCCGGGCGCCGCGTCGCGGTCGTCCCAGAGCACCTCGATCCCCGCGGAGGCCAGCGCGTCGTGGAGCTTCTCGCCCGTCTCCACGATCTGGGGCTTCTTGTGGTCGATCGTGACGATCTCGACGGCGTAGGGGGCGAGCTCCCGGGGCCACACGATCCCCGCCTCGTCGTGGTGATTCTCCACCGCCGCCGCGAGGATCCGGTTGATTCCGATCCCGTAGCAGCCCATGACCATGGGCCGGAGCTGCCCCTTTTCGTCGAGATACGCGCAGTTCATCCGGGCGGAGTAGCGCGTGCCGAGCTTGAAGACATGGCCGACCTCGATGCCCTGGGTGAACCCGAGCGGGCCCCCGCAGCGCGGGCACGGGTCCCCCGGAAGCGCCATCCGGATGTCCGCCGTCAGCGTCGGCTGCACATCGCGCCCCAGGTTGACGTTGATCAGGTGGGCATCCGCCTTGTTGGCGCCGGTGACGAAGTTGACCAGGCCCACGACGGCGTGGTCGGCGATCGTGCGCATCCGGAGCCCCACGGGGCCCGAAAAGCCCAGGGGTCCGCCCGTTTCGCGCCGGATCTCCTCCGGCGTGGCCAACTCGAGCGCTTCGGCCTGCGCCGCGCGCCGGAGCTTGGCCTCGTTCACCTCGTGATCGCCCCGCACCAGGGCCGCCAGGAAGCCCGAAGAAGTCCGGTAAATCAGCGTCTTGACGAGCTGGCGGGGCGGGACCTTGAGGAACCGGCTGACCTCTTCGATCGTGGAGGCGCCGGGGGTGGCGACCTCCTCGAGGGGCAGAAGCTCCTTCGTCTCCAGGCCGCTGAACCCGTCCCCGGCCGAAGGCGGACACTCCGCCTTCTCCTTGTTGGCGGCATACCCGCAACGCGCGCAGGTGACGACCGAATCCTCGCCGAAGGGGGACACCGCCATGAACTCGTGCGAGACGTCCCCGCCCATGAGCCCCGTGTCCGCCTCCACGGGAAGAAACTTGAGCTCCGCCCGGCGGAAAATCCGCACGTACGCGTCGTACATCGCCTGATACGAGCGCGCCATTCCCTTCTCGTCCACGTCGAACGAGTAGGCGTCCTTCATCAGGAATTCCCGCGTCCGGATGATGCCGTGCCGGGGACGCGGCTCGTCCCGGAATTTCCCCTGAATCTGGTAGAGCGTCAGGGGGAGCTGCCGGTAGGACTTGACTTCGTTCCGGACGATGTGGGTGACGACCTCCTCATGGGTGGGCCCGAGAACGTTGAGCGTCCCCCGGCGGTCTTTCACCTTCATGAGGGTGTCCCCGAAGGCCTGGAACCGCCCCGTCTCCTGCCAGAGCTCCACCGGATGAAGCGCCGGCATCAGAAGCTCGACCGCCCCCGCGCGTTCCATCTCCTCCCGCACGAGGGCTTCCACCTTCCTCAGGCTCCGGTAGCCCAGGGGAAGATAGCTGTAGCTTCCCGCCGAAAGCTGCCGCACCAGGCCCGCCCGGACCATGAG
Proteins encoded:
- a CDS encoding proline--tRNA ligase; amino-acid sequence: MRWTRTFIPTLREAPSEAESPSHKLMVRAGLVRQLSAGSYSYLPLGYRSLRKVEALVREEMERAGAVELLMPALHPVELWQETGRFQAFGDTLMKVKDRRGTLNVLGPTHEEVVTHIVRNEVKSYRQLPLTLYQIQGKFRDEPRPRHGIIRTREFLMKDAYSFDVDEKGMARSYQAMYDAYVRIFRRAELKFLPVEADTGLMGGDVSHEFMAVSPFGEDSVVTCARCGYAANKEKAECPPSAGDGFSGLETKELLPLEEVATPGASTIEEVSRFLKVPPRQLVKTLIYRTSSGFLAALVRGDHEVNEAKLRRAAQAEALELATPEEIRRETGGPLGFSGPVGLRMRTIADHAVVGLVNFVTGANKADAHLINVNLGRDVQPTLTADIRMALPGDPCPRCGGPLGFTQGIEVGHVFKLGTRYSARMNCAYLDEKGQLRPMVMGCYGIGINRILAAAVENHHDEAGIVWPRELAPYAVEIVTIDHKKPQIVETGEKLHDALASAGIEVLWDDRDAAPGVKFADGDLVGFPLRVTVGKRTLEAGTVDLKVRSRKEQKSVPLSGIVEAVRDELAAYRLL